From Flavobacterium alkalisoli, the proteins below share one genomic window:
- the porU gene encoding type IX secretion system sortase PorU, whose translation MKNRILLIMLFFSLLSYAQQGTVNITWKDNAKFPLNEGNSVKIPQFDYSNMEYRDDSSELFFRQRFPVSGRVNPASFQVTNIVYESISADLLGELSVNKIPTSINQKLESAHARNKWYAEIRFSPIIKDGSGYKRVKSFSYSYYIGGGAFNFKDTQIITNSVLASGEWRRFYVQKSGVYRISKSFLQQIGVNVNVDPRKIKIYGNGGRMAPLNNSIAYPDDLAENAILFVGEEDGNFGDGDYILFYAEGVDNWNAESGTNKNLFADKAYYYVTSSGTDGKRINDVVQPTGPATVTVTSFDDYYFHEEDLVSVARLGRKWHGEQFNVNNSQDFEFFVPDIDLTSPVTINVSAAATSVTSTTMGVKANGQNVGTVTFSSSSGSNVAREGMNSNQGFIGTFTPAGGTITVNLTYNNNGVPGSNAWLDYIIIKPKRFLKGNGKQFRFQYDAAGGNTGVLEYQLTNASGINAVWDITDIYNARKVTNESNQGQFSFKAQAGEVRKYITVVPSDYYSPLRDSQTAVANQNIKGTIFNNSQGQFQDVDYLIVTPAYLNSEAERLANIHRTSSGLNVKVVNLENIYQEFSSGKQDIAAIRNLVRYIYFNASSDDKRIKYVCLFGDASFDYKNRIPNNTNIVPTFHAYGGSIANYNTATTFVSDEFFGLMDANEGPIVNNAESADVAIGRMLVTDATDAREMVDKVAAYLHEESYGRWRNEYILLADDPDAEVSNFVPEMEEVYDMVVANKPFINVRKIYSDAYVQESSSGGFRYPKAKQQIIRSINYGSLIVNYLGHGGEDGMAAERIFEKTDAQELNNENKYPLFITVTCELTRFDNPYRETCGEYLYWNPKGGAIGLITTTRSIFVSAAFGFNTALPEYLFAFDGGEYPSMAEAMRMAKVAQGNSNLRVVSFIGDPALVVAIPKPKIVLTEINDVPVSGAPEALKALSFVKLEGQVTDEAGNLLSNYSGELAATVFDKPIDMPLLENDGIANGDATDFKVLGEAIFRGNATVAGGKFEFNFVVPRDIRIPVGNGRVSFYSKRNNVLEDHTGFDSDIMIGGINENAEEDVTGPTVRLYMNDESFISGGITNDSPIFLAFLQDEHGINTASGIGHDIVAILDGDETKPFVLNDYYETDVDDYMKGSLKYPFSDLEPGLHTITFKAWDVYNNLVTAEIQFVVVGDEEMRLEKVLNYPNPFVSYTEFWFTHNRPFEPLDVQVQIFTVSGKVVKTINQSVTTEGFLCRDIKWDGRDDFGDRIGKGVYVYKLTVRSASTGKKAEKYEKLVLL comes from the coding sequence ATGAAAAATAGAATACTCCTTATAATGCTGTTTTTTTCTTTGCTGTCTTATGCTCAGCAGGGTACTGTAAATATTACCTGGAAAGACAATGCAAAGTTTCCTTTAAATGAGGGTAATTCAGTAAAAATTCCGCAGTTTGACTATTCTAATATGGAGTATAGGGACGATTCGTCTGAGCTTTTTTTCAGACAAAGATTTCCTGTTTCCGGAAGAGTAAATCCTGCTTCTTTTCAGGTTACTAATATAGTTTATGAGAGTATTTCGGCCGATTTACTGGGAGAGCTTTCTGTAAATAAGATCCCGACTTCCATCAATCAGAAGCTTGAAAGTGCCCATGCCCGTAATAAATGGTATGCAGAAATAAGGTTTTCTCCTATTATAAAAGACGGTTCGGGCTATAAAAGGGTTAAGTCATTTTCTTACTCCTATTATATAGGTGGCGGAGCATTTAATTTTAAGGATACCCAAATTATAACCAATTCGGTTTTGGCTTCCGGAGAATGGCGCAGGTTTTATGTGCAAAAATCGGGTGTGTACAGGATATCAAAAAGTTTCCTTCAGCAAATAGGAGTTAATGTAAATGTAGATCCGCGAAAGATTAAGATATATGGTAACGGCGGCCGCATGGCTCCGTTAAACAATAGTATTGCTTATCCTGATGACCTGGCTGAAAACGCCATACTGTTTGTAGGAGAAGAGGATGGTAATTTTGGTGATGGCGATTATATACTTTTCTATGCTGAAGGTGTTGATAACTGGAATGCTGAAAGTGGTACCAATAAAAATCTATTTGCTGATAAAGCATATTATTATGTGACTTCCTCCGGGACAGATGGTAAAAGGATTAATGATGTGGTCCAGCCAACAGGCCCTGCAACGGTAACGGTAACTTCTTTTGATGATTATTATTTTCACGAAGAGGACTTGGTAAGTGTTGCCAGGCTGGGAAGAAAATGGCATGGCGAGCAGTTTAATGTTAATAATAGCCAGGATTTTGAGTTTTTTGTTCCGGATATCGATTTGACTTCGCCTGTAACTATTAACGTAAGTGCTGCTGCTACTTCGGTAACTTCCACTACAATGGGAGTTAAGGCAAACGGGCAAAATGTAGGGACTGTTACTTTTAGTTCGTCGAGTGGTAGTAATGTAGCCAGAGAGGGGATGAACTCCAATCAGGGTTTTATTGGGACTTTTACTCCTGCAGGAGGTACAATTACTGTAAATCTTACTTATAATAATAATGGTGTTCCCGGGTCTAATGCCTGGTTGGATTATATTATTATAAAGCCTAAGCGTTTTTTAAAAGGTAACGGAAAGCAATTCAGATTTCAGTATGATGCAGCCGGTGGTAATACCGGTGTTTTGGAATATCAGTTAACAAATGCATCGGGTATAAATGCAGTTTGGGATATTACTGATATATATAATGCAAGGAAAGTGACTAACGAATCTAATCAGGGTCAGTTTTCTTTCAAGGCTCAGGCCGGGGAGGTGAGAAAATATATCACAGTCGTTCCTTCTGATTATTATTCTCCTTTAAGAGATAGTCAAACGGCTGTTGCTAATCAAAATATAAAAGGGACTATTTTTAATAATTCTCAAGGACAGTTTCAAGATGTAGATTATCTTATAGTTACGCCTGCCTATCTTAATTCGGAGGCAGAAAGGCTGGCTAATATCCACAGGACAAGTTCCGGTTTGAATGTAAAGGTTGTTAATCTTGAAAATATCTATCAGGAGTTTTCTTCTGGTAAACAGGATATAGCAGCGATAAGAAATCTGGTTAGGTATATATATTTTAATGCCTCTTCAGATGATAAACGAATAAAGTATGTTTGCCTTTTTGGTGATGCCTCTTTTGATTATAAAAACAGGATACCTAATAATACGAATATAGTTCCTACTTTCCATGCTTATGGAGGCAGTATTGCTAATTATAATACTGCAACTACATTTGTTTCGGATGAATTTTTCGGACTAATGGATGCTAATGAAGGGCCTATTGTTAATAATGCTGAATCTGCCGATGTGGCAATAGGGCGTATGTTGGTGACCGACGCTACTGATGCCAGGGAAATGGTAGATAAAGTCGCAGCTTATCTGCACGAAGAGTCTTATGGAAGGTGGAGAAATGAGTATATTCTTCTGGCTGATGATCCTGATGCGGAGGTCTCTAATTTTGTGCCGGAGATGGAGGAAGTGTATGATATGGTGGTGGCTAATAAACCTTTTATTAATGTAAGAAAAATATATTCTGATGCTTATGTTCAGGAATCTTCTTCCGGAGGGTTCAGGTATCCTAAGGCTAAGCAGCAAATAATAAGGAGTATAAATTACGGTTCGCTTATCGTAAATTATCTTGGCCACGGAGGAGAAGACGGTATGGCAGCTGAAAGGATTTTTGAGAAAACAGATGCGCAGGAACTTAATAATGAAAATAAGTATCCGTTATTTATTACTGTAACGTGTGAGCTTACCCGTTTTGATAATCCATACAGAGAAACCTGTGGAGAATACCTTTACTGGAATCCAAAAGGAGGTGCGATTGGGTTAATTACTACTACCAGGTCTATTTTTGTAAGTGCTGCATTTGGTTTCAATACAGCCTTGCCAGAGTATCTGTTTGCTTTTGATGGCGGAGAATATCCGTCTATGGCCGAAGCAATGAGGATGGCTAAAGTGGCTCAGGGTAATTCTAATTTAAGGGTTGTTTCTTTTATTGGTGATCCGGCTCTTGTAGTTGCTATACCAAAACCTAAAATTGTACTTACTGAGATTAATGATGTGCCTGTTAGCGGAGCGCCTGAAGCGCTTAAAGCATTATCTTTTGTGAAGCTTGAAGGTCAGGTTACAGATGAGGCAGGTAATTTGTTAAGTAATTATAGCGGAGAACTTGCTGCTACCGTTTTTGATAAGCCTATTGATATGCCACTTTTAGAGAATGATGGTATAGCTAATGGAGATGCTACCGATTTTAAGGTTTTAGGTGAGGCTATCTTTAGAGGGAATGCTACTGTTGCAGGTGGTAAGTTTGAATTCAATTTTGTTGTGCCTCGTGATATACGTATTCCTGTAGGTAACGGCAGGGTGAGTTTTTATTCAAAACGTAATAATGTACTGGAAGACCATACAGGGTTTGATAGTGATATTATGATAGGAGGGATTAACGAAAATGCAGAGGAGGATGTTACCGGGCCTACCGTAAGGCTTTATATGAATGATGAGAGTTTTATCTCAGGAGGGATAACTAATGATTCACCTATATTTTTAGCGTTTCTTCAGGATGAGCATGGTATTAATACCGCAAGTGGCATAGGTCATGATATAGTTGCTATTCTTGATGGAGATGAAACAAAGCCATTTGTGCTTAATGATTATTATGAAACTGATGTAGATGATTATATGAAAGGTAGTCTTAAATATCCTTTCAGTGATTTGGAGCCCGGGCTTCATACAATCACCTTCAAAGCATGGGATGTTTATAATAATCTTGTCACTGCCGAAATACAGTTTGTAGTGGTAGGTGACGAGGAGATGAGACTGGAGAAGGTGTTAAATTATCCTAATCCGTTTGTTAGTTATACTGAATTCTGGTTTACCCATAACAGGCCTTTTGAACCGCTTGATGTACAGGTGCAGATTTTTACCGTAAGTGGTAAGGTTGTAAAAACTATTAACCAGTCGGTTACTACCGAAGGTTTTTTATGCCGAGACATCAAATGGGACGGAAGAGACGACTTTGGCGACAGGATTGGTAAAGGAGTGTATGTTTATAAATTGACAGTACGTTCAGCATCAACAGGTAAAAAAGCTGAAAAGTACGAGAAACTTGTATTGCTATAA
- the porV gene encoding type IX secretion system outer membrane channel protein PorV, whose protein sequence is MKKIILFAIILLGVQMAKAQTQTQTERVITTGVPFLLIAADARAAGMADNGVATSTDVFSQQWNPAKYAFALKEYGGSVSYTPYLTDIANDISLAQLTFYDRINDRSAFGASLRYFGLGDIELRQNPDEEPVVRSPNELALDLSYSLKLSERFSMAVAGRFISSNLRIPETAGGGDASAATTFAFDVAGFYQSEEIPYSDFDGRWRLGFNFQNMGPKINYNNDDNEENANFLPANMRLGGGFDFIFDEYNKIGVNLELTKLMVPTPPAYVLEDFDGNGTVDASDRAVADTNYSQDLQDYRKIGWVSGMFKSFGDAPDGFSEELKEITYSVGAEYSYQDAFMFRLGYFNESEMKGARKFFSLGAGFRYTAVKVDVSYLFSASQVRNPLENTLRFSLSFNFGDDYDEY, encoded by the coding sequence ATGAAGAAAATAATTTTATTTGCCATTATCCTTTTAGGAGTGCAGATGGCAAAGGCTCAAACTCAAACACAAACAGAAAGAGTAATTACCACAGGAGTTCCTTTTTTACTGATAGCGGCAGATGCAAGAGCGGCGGGTATGGCCGATAACGGCGTTGCTACTTCAACAGATGTTTTCTCTCAGCAATGGAACCCGGCAAAATATGCTTTTGCGCTTAAAGAATATGGAGGGTCTGTAAGTTATACTCCATACCTTACGGATATTGCAAATGATATCTCATTAGCTCAGTTAACATTTTATGACAGGATTAACGACAGGAGTGCTTTTGGTGCCAGTCTTCGTTATTTTGGTTTAGGTGATATCGAGTTAAGGCAAAACCCAGATGAGGAGCCTGTAGTGAGAAGTCCTAACGAACTTGCTTTAGACCTTTCTTATTCACTTAAATTAAGTGAGCGTTTTTCAATGGCTGTTGCAGGACGTTTTATCAGCTCTAATTTAAGAATACCTGAAACTGCAGGTGGTGGTGATGCAAGTGCGGCAACTACTTTTGCTTTTGATGTGGCTGGTTTCTATCAGTCGGAAGAAATACCTTATTCTGATTTTGACGGTAGATGGAGACTTGGATTCAACTTCCAGAACATGGGTCCTAAGATTAACTACAACAACGACGATAATGAAGAAAATGCAAACTTCCTGCCTGCTAACATGAGATTAGGTGGAGGTTTTGATTTCATTTTTGACGAATACAATAAAATAGGTGTTAACCTGGAGCTTACTAAGCTAATGGTACCTACGCCTCCGGCTTATGTCCTTGAGGATTTTGACGGAAACGGTACTGTAGATGCGTCAGACAGAGCTGTTGCAGACACGAACTATTCTCAGGATCTTCAGGATTACAGAAAAATAGGCTGGGTGTCAGGTATGTTTAAGTCATTTGGTGATGCGCCGGACGGATTTAGCGAAGAGCTTAAAGAAATTACTTATTCGGTAGGGGCAGAATATAGCTATCAGGATGCTTTTATGTTTAGGTTAGGTTATTTTAATGAAAGCGAAATGAAAGGTGCCCGTAAGTTTTTCTCTTTAGGTGCCGGTTTCAGATACACAGCTGTTAAGGTCGATGTTTCTTATTTATTCTCCGCTTCGCAGGTAAGAAACCCGCTTGAAAATACACTTCGTTTTTCACTTTCATTCAATTTTGGAGACGATTATGACGAATATTAG
- the pdhA gene encoding pyruvate dehydrogenase (acetyl-transferring) E1 component subunit alpha, giving the protein MKEITKEVYLKWYEDMQFWRKFEDKLAALYIQQKVRGFLHLYNGQEAVLAGALHAMDLSKDKMITAYRNHVQPIGMGVDPRKVMAELLGKGTGTSKGLGGSMHIFSKEHGFYGGHGIVGAQIPVGAGIAFADKYFETGGVTLTYFGDGAARQGSLHEAFNMAMLWKLPVVFIVENNGYAMGTSVERTANHTDIWKLGLGYEMPCGPVDGMNPVKVAEAMHEAMERARRGDGPTFLEMKTYRYRGHSMSDAQHYRTKEEVEEYKKIDPITQVLDIIKENNYATDAEIEAIDERVKDLVAECEKFAEESPYPDLSVMYDVVYEQENYPFLPHKLQ; this is encoded by the coding sequence ATGAAAGAAATTACAAAAGAAGTTTATCTGAAATGGTATGAAGACATGCAGTTTTGGAGAAAGTTTGAAGACAAGCTGGCTGCTTTATATATCCAGCAGAAAGTTAGAGGTTTCCTTCACTTATATAACGGGCAGGAAGCAGTTCTTGCCGGTGCTCTTCATGCAATGGACCTGTCTAAAGACAAAATGATTACGGCTTACCGTAACCACGTTCAGCCAATTGGTATGGGAGTAGACCCAAGAAAAGTAATGGCAGAACTTTTAGGTAAAGGTACAGGTACTTCAAAAGGTCTTGGAGGATCTATGCACATTTTCTCTAAAGAACACGGTTTTTATGGTGGTCACGGTATTGTAGGAGCGCAGATTCCTGTAGGTGCCGGTATCGCGTTTGCAGATAAATATTTTGAAACAGGTGGTGTAACCCTTACTTATTTTGGTGACGGAGCTGCACGTCAGGGATCACTTCACGAAGCATTTAACATGGCTATGCTGTGGAAACTTCCTGTAGTGTTTATTGTTGAGAATAATGGTTATGCAATGGGTACTTCTGTAGAGAGGACTGCTAACCACACAGATATATGGAAACTTGGTCTTGGTTATGAAATGCCTTGCGGACCGGTTGACGGTATGAACCCTGTGAAAGTAGCCGAAGCTATGCATGAAGCTATGGAAAGAGCAAGAAGAGGCGATGGTCCTACTTTCCTTGAAATGAAAACGTACCGTTACAGAGGTCACTCAATGAGTGATGCTCAGCACTACAGAACCAAAGAAGAAGTTGAGGAGTACAAAAAAATTGACCCTATCACTCAGGTTCTTGATATCATCAAAGAAAATAACTATGCTACAGATGCAGAAATTGAAGCTATTGATGAAAGAGTAAAAGATCTTGTTGCGGAGTGTGAGAAATTTGCAGAAGAGTCTCCGTACCCGGATTTAAGCGTTATGTATGACGTTGTTTACGAACAGGAAAACTATCCTTTTTTACCACATAAATTACAATAA
- a CDS encoding pyruvate dehydrogenase complex dihydrolipoamide acetyltransferase yields MAEIITMPRLSDTMTEGVVATWLKKVGDKIQEGDILAEIETDKATMEFESFYAGTLLHIGIQEGESAPVDSLLAIIGKEGEDISGLLSGNAAPAAKAEEKKEEAAPKAEEKKAPAAELPKDVKVVTMPRLSDTMTDGTVATWLKKVGDKVEEGDILAEIETDKATMEFESFNAGTLLYIGVQEGQSAPVDSILAIIGPAGTDVSGIAENFQAGGAAATETKEEAKPAESKAETAEAPKAEAVNNDGGRVFVSPLARKIAEEKGINLNQVKGTGENGRIVKKDVEGFTPGAAAQPTQAAPAPAAQAAPAAQPFIPAGEVSKEEVKNNQMRKTIARRLAESKFTAPEYSLTIELDMDNAIASRGVINAVPDTKVSFNDMVIKASAMAIRKHPQINTQWKDDVTVYNKHISIGVAVAVEDGLVVPVLPFTDLMSLSQIGNNVKDLAGKARNKKLTPAEMEGSTFTVSNLGMFGIQEFTSIINQPNSAILSVGAIVQKPVVKNGQIVVGNTMTVTLTCDHRTIDGATGAQFLQTLRQYIENPVTMLA; encoded by the coding sequence ATGGCAGAAATTATTACAATGCCACGATTAAGTGATACTATGACCGAAGGGGTTGTTGCTACGTGGCTTAAAAAAGTTGGAGATAAAATACAGGAAGGGGATATACTTGCTGAAATAGAGACAGACAAAGCTACTATGGAGTTTGAGTCTTTCTATGCAGGTACTCTTTTACATATAGGAATACAGGAAGGGGAGTCGGCTCCGGTTGATTCACTTCTTGCAATTATCGGTAAAGAAGGTGAAGATATTTCCGGCCTTCTAAGCGGTAATGCTGCCCCTGCTGCTAAAGCAGAAGAGAAAAAAGAAGAAGCGGCTCCAAAAGCTGAGGAGAAAAAAGCTCCTGCTGCAGAGTTACCTAAAGATGTTAAGGTAGTTACTATGCCTCGTCTTAGTGATACTATGACAGATGGTACTGTTGCTACATGGCTTAAAAAAGTTGGTGATAAAGTAGAGGAAGGCGATATCCTTGCTGAAATTGAAACTGACAAAGCTACTATGGAGTTTGAATCTTTCAATGCAGGTACACTTTTATATATCGGTGTTCAGGAAGGTCAGTCTGCTCCGGTAGACAGTATTCTTGCAATAATTGGCCCTGCGGGAACTGATGTTAGCGGTATTGCCGAGAACTTTCAGGCCGGAGGTGCAGCTGCAACTGAAACAAAAGAAGAAGCTAAGCCGGCTGAATCTAAAGCAGAAACTGCTGAAGCTCCTAAGGCTGAAGCTGTAAATAACGACGGAGGCAGAGTATTTGTTTCTCCTCTTGCCCGTAAAATAGCAGAAGAAAAAGGAATTAACCTTAATCAGGTTAAGGGTACAGGAGAAAACGGAAGAATCGTTAAGAAAGACGTTGAAGGCTTTACTCCTGGTGCTGCGGCACAACCTACTCAAGCTGCTCCGGCTCCGGCTGCACAGGCAGCACCTGCTGCTCAGCCATTTATTCCTGCTGGTGAGGTAAGCAAAGAAGAGGTTAAAAATAACCAGATGCGTAAAACTATTGCGCGTCGTCTTGCTGAATCTAAATTCACTGCGCCGGAATACAGCCTTACTATTGAGCTTGACATGGATAATGCTATTGCAAGCCGTGGTGTTATAAACGCTGTGCCTGATACTAAAGTATCGTTTAACGATATGGTTATCAAAGCATCTGCAATGGCGATTCGCAAACACCCACAAATCAATACACAGTGGAAAGATGATGTAACGGTATACAATAAGCACATCAGTATTGGTGTGGCTGTTGCTGTAGAAGACGGACTTGTAGTTCCGGTACTTCCTTTTACAGATCTTATGAGTCTTTCTCAAATAGGTAATAACGTAAAAGACCTTGCAGGTAAAGCAAGAAACAAAAAACTTACTCCTGCAGAAATGGAAGGAAGTACGTTTACCGTTTCTAACTTAGGTATGTTTGGTATTCAGGAATTTACTTCTATCATCAACCAACCTAATTCAGCAATTCTTTCGGTAGGTGCTATCGTTCAGAAGCCTGTTGTTAAAAATGGTCAGATAGTAGTGGGTAATACTATGACAGTAACCCTTACTTGCGATCACCGTACTATTGATGGTGCTACGGGAGCTCAGTTCCTTCAAACACTTAGACAGTATATTGAAAACCCTGTTACAATGCTGGCATAA
- a CDS encoding M28 family metallopeptidase — protein sequence MFVKNSIKPYFITYRDTLSNFSKPAYNIVGYLEGNDPKLKNEVVVVGAHYDHVGIGKAVAGDSIYNGADDNASGTTAVTEFVNYYAKEKTNKRSILFCFFSAEEKGLLGSKHLAAKLKQANMNVYLMLNYEMIGVPMPAGKDMVAFMTGYGKSNLAEKINEYSGKKFIGYYDFAIKYQLFRASDNYPFYTEFNIPAHTFSTTDMESFHYYHQPGDEFDEMDTAHMADFIQQMIPITEKLINAETKEIVLKD from the coding sequence GTGTTTGTAAAAAACAGTATTAAGCCCTATTTTATTACCTATAGGGATACACTTTCTAACTTTTCTAAACCTGCGTATAATATTGTAGGTTATCTGGAAGGTAACGATCCTAAACTTAAAAATGAGGTTGTGGTAGTTGGTGCCCATTATGACCATGTGGGTATTGGTAAGGCAGTTGCCGGAGACAGCATCTATAATGGTGCCGATGATAATGCTTCAGGAACTACTGCTGTGACTGAATTTGTGAATTACTATGCTAAAGAGAAGACAAACAAGCGCAGTATATTGTTCTGTTTCTTCTCAGCAGAGGAAAAAGGCTTATTAGGGTCTAAACATCTTGCTGCAAAATTAAAGCAGGCTAATATGAATGTTTACCTGATGCTTAATTATGAAATGATAGGTGTGCCAATGCCTGCAGGAAAAGATATGGTAGCTTTTATGACAGGTTACGGAAAATCTAACCTTGCAGAAAAAATCAATGAATATAGTGGTAAGAAATTTATAGGTTACTATGATTTTGCCATAAAGTATCAGTTGTTCAGGGCTTCGGATAATTATCCTTTCTATACGGAGTTCAATATACCGGCCCACACATTCAGTACTACTGATATGGAGAGTTTCCATTATTACCATCAGCCAGGTGATGAGTTTGATGAGATGGATACTGCTCACATGGCAGATTTTATACAGCAGATGATCCCGATAACGGAAAAGCTTATTAATGCTGAAACCAAAGAAATTGTACTTAAAGACTAA